One Pseudonocardia sediminis DNA window includes the following coding sequences:
- a CDS encoding alpha/beta hydrolase — MTPIPFVDPNGDGLLGFHASTVRLDSGAVVAVLAGVAVVAVLVLGWSWGSWRRRPAIGRSVTALVATAAVVAACGAGANLLGGFYPTLGSLLGSSPNPGEGTVADIGPDGTGLAAALPLIAARSADGHGSTVHLLLHGGRSGITRDADVYLPAGYTDPDNADLHYPVVEWLSGFPGEPREVASLFGVPDLVDAAIATHRMPPAVVVIPDINGEPRFGHDEECVDAEHGVADDTYLSTDVADWVRATLRVRTDRDAWALSGWSSGGYCAMNLALRHPDLYGVAVSQSGYDRTPSDVVTGNLLGGRADLAAANDVVVALRGHPAPLAILVTAGDDETDERAALERVTAAATAPVTVEPMVFPGGGHNQNAVRAQLPVIVDWLGRHLPPPHGTDAPTAAGAEVVPAPPVPARALPTAAPGP; from the coding sequence GTGACGCCGATCCCGTTCGTCGACCCGAACGGCGACGGCCTGCTCGGGTTCCACGCCTCGACGGTCCGGCTCGACAGCGGTGCGGTGGTCGCGGTGCTGGCCGGGGTCGCCGTCGTCGCGGTGCTGGTGCTCGGGTGGAGCTGGGGGTCCTGGCGCCGCCGTCCCGCCATCGGGCGGTCGGTGACCGCGCTGGTCGCGACGGCGGCGGTCGTCGCGGCGTGCGGGGCGGGCGCGAACCTGCTCGGCGGCTTCTACCCGACGCTGGGCTCGCTGCTCGGGTCCTCGCCCAACCCCGGCGAGGGCACCGTCGCCGACATCGGGCCGGACGGCACCGGGCTGGCGGCGGCGCTGCCGCTGATCGCCGCCCGCTCCGCGGACGGGCACGGCTCCACGGTGCACCTGCTCCTGCACGGCGGGCGGTCGGGGATCACCCGCGACGCCGACGTCTACCTGCCCGCCGGGTACACCGACCCGGACAACGCCGACCTGCACTACCCCGTCGTCGAGTGGCTGTCCGGGTTCCCCGGCGAGCCGCGCGAGGTGGCGTCACTGTTCGGGGTGCCCGATCTGGTCGACGCCGCGATCGCGACGCACCGGATGCCGCCGGCGGTCGTGGTGATCCCGGACATCAACGGCGAGCCCCGCTTCGGCCACGACGAGGAGTGCGTGGACGCCGAGCACGGCGTCGCCGACGACACCTACCTGAGCACCGACGTCGCGGACTGGGTGCGCGCGACGCTGCGGGTCCGCACCGACCGCGACGCCTGGGCGCTGTCCGGGTGGTCCTCGGGCGGCTACTGCGCGATGAACCTGGCGCTGCGCCACCCCGACCTCTACGGCGTGGCCGTCAGCCAGAGTGGCTACGACCGGACCCCGTCCGACGTGGTGACCGGCAACCTGTTGGGCGGGCGGGCCGACCTCGCCGCGGCGAACGACGTCGTCGTCGCGCTGCGCGGGCACCCGGCCCCGCTGGCGATCCTGGTCACCGCCGGCGACGACGAGACCGACGAGCGCGCCGCCCTGGAGCGGGTCACGGCCGCGGCGACGGCACCGGTGACGGTCGAGCCGATGGTCTTCCCCGGCGGCGGGCACAACCAGAACGCGGTCCGCGCGCAGCTGCCCGTGATCGTGGACTGGCTGGGCCGGCACCTGCCCCCGCCGCACGGAACGGACGCCCCGACGGCGGCCGGCGCCGAGGTCGTCCCCGCCCCGCCGGTGCCGGCCCGCGCGTTGCCGACCGCGGCACCGGGCCCCTGA
- a CDS encoding GNAT family N-acetyltransferase, which translates to MSDAATVRAVVWFARLVALFTIATAVFPAPRRMFGGELRSSLGLPPAVGLAGTVLTLVAGVAVLLLATGLRRRKQRAWWLAVATTVVLTVVNVLHMVDERRGLVATIATVALLVALYLTRRYFVARQDPGGLGRSVRSLLEFALAGFVLVWVLLALNHRRLEGRPGWGQEAAQAALSLVGVSGPIAFRAEWLDDLTATIGLTFGVVAIVVAGYHLLRSPEPRPSLAAEDEERLRALLARREGDSLGYFALRRDKGAVFSPGGKSAVSYRVMAGVALASGDPVGDVGAWPGAIEAFLEECVQNAWSPAVLGCSERGATAWAKAGLDALELGDEAVLDAATFSLDGRPMRGVRQAVNRMQRAGHTAVVRRLSDLDEAERSEVAERAHRWRGTGDGGDARSAEEPIERGYSMALSRVADPADPEAVLVTAERDGEPCGLLQLVPWGPDGLSLDLMVRPADADNGVNELLIAELMAAAPGLGVKRVSLNFAVFRSALERGERIGAGPVARFWARLLHFASRWWQIDSLYRFNAKFRPEWSPRYVMFPAVRDLPRILFVVLEAEGFGGRPPLLLRFLRR; encoded by the coding sequence CTGTCCGATGCGGCCACCGTGCGTGCCGTCGTCTGGTTCGCCCGGCTCGTCGCGCTGTTCACGATCGCCACGGCCGTCTTCCCGGCGCCGCGACGGATGTTCGGCGGGGAGCTGCGCAGCTCGCTCGGCCTGCCGCCCGCGGTCGGCCTGGCGGGCACGGTGCTCACGCTCGTCGCCGGCGTCGCGGTGCTGCTGCTGGCCACCGGGCTGCGCCGGCGCAAGCAGCGGGCGTGGTGGCTGGCTGTCGCGACGACCGTGGTGCTGACCGTGGTCAACGTGCTGCACATGGTCGACGAGCGGCGCGGGCTCGTCGCCACGATCGCCACCGTCGCACTGCTGGTGGCCCTGTACCTGACCCGGCGCTACTTCGTCGCCCGGCAGGACCCCGGCGGGCTCGGGCGGTCGGTGCGCTCGCTCCTGGAGTTCGCGCTGGCGGGGTTCGTGCTGGTCTGGGTGCTGCTGGCGCTCAACCACCGTCGTCTCGAGGGCCGGCCCGGGTGGGGGCAGGAGGCCGCGCAGGCCGCTCTGTCACTGGTCGGGGTGTCCGGCCCGATCGCGTTCCGCGCCGAGTGGCTCGACGACCTGACGGCCACGATCGGCCTGACGTTCGGTGTGGTCGCGATCGTCGTCGCCGGCTACCACCTCCTGCGCTCCCCCGAGCCGCGCCCCAGCCTCGCGGCCGAGGACGAGGAGCGGTTGCGCGCGCTGCTGGCGCGCCGCGAGGGCGACTCGCTGGGCTACTTCGCGCTGCGCCGTGACAAGGGCGCCGTCTTCTCCCCCGGCGGCAAGTCCGCGGTGTCCTACCGCGTCATGGCCGGGGTGGCGCTCGCCTCCGGCGACCCCGTCGGCGACGTCGGCGCCTGGCCCGGCGCGATCGAGGCGTTTCTCGAGGAGTGCGTGCAGAACGCCTGGTCCCCGGCCGTCCTCGGGTGCTCCGAACGCGGTGCGACGGCGTGGGCCAAGGCCGGGCTGGACGCGCTGGAGCTGGGCGACGAGGCGGTGCTCGACGCCGCCACGTTCTCCCTGGACGGACGCCCGATGCGCGGCGTACGCCAGGCCGTCAACCGGATGCAGCGGGCCGGGCACACCGCCGTCGTGCGCCGCCTGTCCGACCTCGACGAGGCGGAGCGGTCCGAGGTCGCCGAGCGCGCACACCGCTGGCGAGGCACCGGCGACGGTGGGGATGCCCGGTCCGCCGAGGAGCCCATCGAGCGTGGCTACTCGATGGCCCTGTCGCGTGTCGCCGACCCCGCCGACCCGGAGGCCGTGCTGGTCACCGCCGAACGCGACGGCGAGCCGTGCGGGTTGCTGCAGCTCGTCCCGTGGGGCCCGGACGGGCTGTCACTGGACCTGATGGTGCGCCCCGCCGACGCCGACAACGGCGTCAACGAGCTGCTGATCGCCGAGCTGATGGCGGCCGCGCCGGGCCTGGGGGTGAAGCGGGTGTCGCTGAACTTCGCGGTGTTCCGTTCCGCGCTGGAGCGCGGCGAGCGGATCGGGGCCGGTCCGGTGGCCCGGTTCTGGGCGCGGCTGCTGCACTTCGCGTCGCGCTGGTGGCAGATCGACTCGCTGTACCGCTTCAACGCGAAGTTCCGGCCCGAGTGGTCGCCGCGTTACGTCATGTTCCCGGCGGTGCGCGACCTGCCGCGGATCCTGTTCGTGGTGCTGGAGGCCGAGGGCTTCGGGGGACGCCCGCCGCTGCTCCTGCGCTTCCTGCGCCGGTGA
- a CDS encoding nucleotide triphosphate diphosphatase NUDT15, with amino-acid sequence MPEVRVGVAAVVEDAGRWLVLRRVGAHGAGTWGLPGGHQEFGESPETTAVRETAEETGLTVTATARLGFTDDPMPEAGRHYVTLFLACTVTAGTATILEPDKAAGLAWLTPGELRARDDLFAPLRRFLDEHPGG; translated from the coding sequence ATGCCGGAGGTGCGGGTCGGGGTCGCGGCCGTCGTCGAGGATGCGGGGCGGTGGCTGGTGCTGCGCCGTGTCGGAGCGCACGGCGCCGGGACGTGGGGCCTGCCCGGCGGGCACCAGGAGTTCGGCGAGTCCCCGGAGACGACGGCGGTGCGCGAGACCGCCGAGGAGACCGGGCTGACGGTCACCGCAACGGCCCGGCTGGGGTTCACCGACGACCCGATGCCCGAGGCCGGACGCCACTACGTGACGCTGTTCCTCGCCTGCACCGTCACCGCCGGGACGGCGACGATCCTCGAGCCGGACAAGGCCGCCGGCCTGGCCTGGCTCACCCCCGGCGAGCTCCGCGCCCGCGACGACCTGTTCGCGCCCCTGCGCCGTTTCCTCGACGAGCACCCCGGCGGCTGA
- a CDS encoding NAD(+) synthase — protein MTFRSAYRHHFLRVAAATIRTTMADPAANADAVLTTARECHDDGVGLVVFPELTLSGYSIEDVLMQDTLLDVVEQHLVALAAATADLLPVLVVGAPLRHRHRIYNGAVVIHRGRILGVAPKSYLPTYREFYERRQVAPGDDQRGTIRIGGDDHPFGPDLLFSATDLPGFVLHAEVCEDFWVPVPPSAEAALAGATVLANVSGSPITVGRADQRRLLCRSASSRCLAAYVYAAAGEGESTTDVAWDGQTMIYENGERLAESDRFPKGAQRAVADVDLDLIAAERRRMGTFDDNRRTHADRVDGFRTIAFTLDPPDRDIGLKRSVERFPFVPADPERLEQDCYEAYSIQVSGLEQRLRAIGQPKVVIGVSGGLDSTHALIVAARAMDREDRPRSDILAFTLPGFATGEHTKNNAIALSEALGVTIETIDITPTARTMLAEMDHPFSRGEAVYDVTFENVQAGLRTDYLFRLANQRNGIVLGTGDLSELALGWSTYGVGDQMSHYNVNGGVPKTLIQHLIRWVISSEQFDDDVSAVLQSVLDTEITPELVPTAEGEEVQSSEAKVGPYALQDFTLHHVLRYGFRPSKIAFLAGHAWSDASAGQWPPGFPDDRRPEYSPAEIRRWLEVFAQRFFSFSQFKRSALPNGPKVSPTGALSPRGDWRAPSDMSARIWLEEIRREVPEE, from the coding sequence ATGACGTTCCGCTCCGCCTACCGGCACCACTTCCTGCGCGTCGCCGCCGCGACGATCCGCACCACGATGGCCGACCCGGCCGCGAACGCCGACGCGGTGCTGACGACGGCGCGGGAGTGCCACGACGACGGCGTCGGCCTGGTCGTGTTCCCCGAGCTGACGCTGTCCGGTTACTCCATCGAGGACGTCCTGATGCAGGACACGCTGCTCGACGTCGTCGAGCAGCACCTCGTCGCTCTGGCCGCCGCGACCGCGGACCTGCTGCCCGTCCTCGTCGTCGGCGCCCCGTTGCGGCACCGTCACCGGATCTACAACGGGGCCGTCGTGATCCACCGTGGACGGATCCTCGGGGTCGCGCCGAAGTCGTACCTGCCGACGTACCGGGAGTTCTACGAGCGCCGCCAGGTCGCCCCGGGCGACGACCAGCGGGGCACGATCCGGATCGGTGGCGACGATCACCCGTTCGGCCCCGACCTGTTGTTCAGTGCCACCGACCTGCCGGGGTTCGTGCTGCACGCCGAGGTCTGCGAGGACTTCTGGGTGCCGGTCCCGCCGAGTGCGGAGGCCGCGCTGGCCGGGGCGACCGTGCTGGCCAACGTCTCCGGCAGCCCGATCACGGTCGGGCGGGCCGACCAGCGACGGCTGCTGTGCCGCTCGGCGTCGTCGCGCTGCCTGGCCGCCTACGTCTACGCCGCGGCCGGCGAGGGCGAGTCGACGACCGACGTCGCCTGGGACGGCCAGACGATGATCTACGAGAACGGCGAGCGCCTCGCCGAGTCCGACCGGTTCCCGAAGGGCGCGCAGCGGGCCGTCGCCGACGTCGACCTGGACCTGATCGCCGCCGAGCGCCGCCGGATGGGCACGTTCGACGACAACCGGCGCACCCACGCCGACCGCGTCGACGGGTTCCGGACGATCGCGTTCACGCTCGACCCACCGGACCGCGACATCGGCCTGAAGCGGTCCGTCGAGCGCTTCCCGTTCGTGCCCGCGGACCCCGAGCGCCTGGAGCAGGACTGCTACGAGGCCTACTCGATCCAGGTGTCCGGGCTGGAGCAGCGGCTGCGCGCGATCGGGCAGCCGAAGGTCGTGATCGGGGTGTCCGGCGGCCTGGACTCCACGCACGCGCTGATCGTCGCGGCCCGGGCGATGGACCGCGAGGACCGTCCGCGCAGCGACATCCTGGCGTTCACCCTGCCCGGGTTCGCGACCGGCGAGCACACGAAGAACAACGCGATCGCGCTGTCCGAGGCCCTCGGCGTCACGATCGAGACGATCGACATCACGCCGACGGCGCGCACCATGCTGGCCGAGATGGACCACCCGTTCTCCCGCGGCGAGGCCGTCTACGACGTGACGTTCGAGAACGTGCAGGCCGGTCTGCGCACCGACTACCTGTTCCGGCTGGCCAACCAGCGGAACGGGATCGTGCTCGGCACCGGCGACCTCTCCGAGCTGGCGCTGGGGTGGTCCACCTACGGCGTCGGCGACCAGATGTCGCACTACAACGTCAACGGCGGGGTGCCGAAGACGCTGATCCAGCACCTGATCCGCTGGGTGATCAGCTCCGAGCAGTTCGACGACGACGTCAGCGCCGTCCTGCAGTCGGTGCTCGACACCGAGATCACCCCCGAGCTGGTGCCCACGGCCGAGGGTGAGGAGGTGCAGTCGAGCGAGGCCAAGGTCGGCCCGTACGCGCTGCAGGACTTCACGCTGCACCACGTGCTCCGCTACGGCTTCCGGCCCTCGAAGATCGCGTTCCTGGCCGGGCACGCCTGGTCCGACGCCTCCGCCGGGCAGTGGCCGCCGGGGTTCCCGGACGACCGTCGCCCGGAGTACTCCCCCGCCGAGATCCGCCGATGGCTCGAGGTGTTCGCGCAGCGGTTCTTCTCGTTCAGCCAGTTCAAGCGCTCGGCCCTGCCGAACGGCCCGAAGGTCTCCCCGACGGGTGCCCTCTCGCCGCGCGGGGACTGGCGTGCGCCGTCGGACATGTCGGCCCGGATCTGGCTGGAGGAGATCCGTCGTGAGGTGCCGGAGGAGTGA